The following proteins are co-located in the Saccharomycodes ludwigii strain NBRC 1722 chromosome V, whole genome shotgun sequence genome:
- the RRP43 gene encoding exosome non-catalytic core subunit RRP43 (similar to Saccharomyces cerevisiae YCR035C | RRP43 | Ribosomal RNA Processing): MNTQEKQNTITTNQPISFPPEVLARIAPDISLQRHLQLGLRPCLRKFEEFREYRTTDGELSNKNNPCVLGSNISRLGEMFVITTITGGIIEENMPVTEIDTVKDEIPDFEENTKGEVGFASVYPIVQVERGRVGAPTDEEMIVSQKLCESILNSQLITNNSLSINSIGIRNAETQEIVYDSQKEQNERKLLNNRKWSYVLYSKQQVFSRNSPIFELCLNSLVLALKTVKLPRAYIDERAIDLKIPIRTRGRSANIRESYDLNFDINERVPLTLNIANIGFASNFGVIKVENSNEDPILLADLESEAEESSILSRISIISTPTNKGSATTNFKSIYMAASGDNVPMHLLKRALEISCERTNDLYKKLSK; encoded by the coding sequence ATGAACACACAGGAAAAACAGAACACTATTACTACCAACCAACCAATCAGCTTTCCACCAGAGGTTTTAGCCCGTATCGCACCTGATATTTCATTACAAAGACATTTACAATTGGGTTTGAGACCATGTTTGAGAAAATTTGAGGAGTTTAGAGAATATCGTACAACTGATGGAGAACTgagcaataaaaataatcccTGTGTTTTAGGTAGCAACATATCTAGACTAGGCGAAATGTTTGTAATCACTACCATAACTGGTGGCATAATCGAGGAAAATATGCCAGTTACTGAAATAGATACAGTTAAGGATGAAATTCCCgattttgaagaaaatactAAGGGGGAAGTTGGTTTTGCCTCAGTGTATCCAATTGTTCAGGTCGAAAGAGGTAGAGTTGGTGCACCAACAGATGAAGAAATGATTGTCTCACAAAAACTTTGTGAATCCATATTAAATTCACAACTCataacaaataatagtTTATCCATTAATTCTATTGGTATACGTAACGCTGAAACCCAAGAAATTGTATATGATTCccaaaaagaacaaaatgaAAGAAAGCTTCTAAATAATAGGAAATGGTCTTATGTGTTGTATTCTAAACAACAAGTTTTCAGTAGAAATTCGCCGATTTTTGAATTGTGCTTGAATTCTTTAGTATTAGCCCTAAAAACTGTTAAATTACCCCGTGCCTACATTGATGAAAGAGCCATTGATTTGAAAATCCCTATTAGAACTAGAGGTAGATCCGCTAACATCAGAGAAAGTTACGACTTAAATTTTGATATAAATGAAAGGGTACCATTAACATTAAATATAGCTAACATAGGTTTTGCTAGTAATTTCGGCGTAATAAAAGTGGAAAATAGTAACGAAGATCCTATTTTACTAGCTGATTTAGAAAGTGAGGCTGAAGAATCTTCTATATTATCAAGAATTTCTATAATATCTACACCAACTAACAAGGGAAGTGCTACCactaattttaaaagtatatatatggcTGCAAGCGGTGATAATGTTCCAATGCATCTATTAAAAAGAGCTTTAGAAATATCATGTGAAAGAACCAatgatttatataaaaaattatccaaataa
- the SNT1 gene encoding Snt1p (similar to Saccharomyces cerevisiae YCR033W | SNT1 | SaNT domains) → MRQRKYFYTINNTSKSPRPSSSSISNQTPYMRGSSNATTNTTMPPASPLPSDNIVPNSNLIASNNKVSTPSTPSRLSRYNPGLPRSRYNGSSGSTRPFTTAVSDFAPNNAPITNTTNGSTNKKHDILPEKKGSLDTYETNDDKKSNSSGASSSASRWSGSKHPLEGTSLTQQSPVASTSHLTTNGNANFITSNIESSNSTIIGPSRAPSSSNNNETRPSSRYNKKQGLVSYGPKATADGLQSIVSSKLKKNATLVTSATSSPKVVSSPVTPVNNEKVSNSESYRGLSITGGDTYIPENSTISSNVFSSKSTAKIAHNINHPHHRVHMSNLISSRPPYRGRGARYFSSLNSYYKDTPYYLNEGRKKPKPSLLSSKPPYKDSYVSSPYSSNSSSSSLPINDGLTSKRESAKLSNIDNSNAKDNSNEDKKINKEMENSVNIDDVSKNYNRADTDMLKAPKKPEIIKGKSDEYSDDDSDENSYDGGVEESKNNETDKKRYHLERGTEIPEGGNKNEYKHKVEETSSLKNTVSQIGEDGGKMFFYEDPLKTQVHIPQLSKEETGYPEPLTPVEGCIFPMREPEMKLWLLKNNKRQFIIAKQEYLLKNPIKHLSEYPFFEKLLVINRQAVQPVLLKNISKLKEYEYFKTLKLRQKYVAFDKEWRGICSELDEISENMKNDEEHAKASKSEDADINGEKEEEEEEEGKEEEEKEGEKEKEKEKEKEDEGEGELKSTRNESNFDGANNSRRKNGFGFNNKSSITNHSNDHKTDVKNDTNDNYRSRRWRNRADFVDDTDIDKVLSELDPVYRHHQLAAVIPPMFLNPVEKYSVKFLDVNNLVTNKDEWSRRMITDGIDTFTEKEHEMFVEGFLSYPKRFGKISHYMYGIRTPEECVLHYYLTKKKIDYKALIAEKNKRRKIHHNVNSSSGKSRRNVGGANNKKAKHEVREEMKYSLSNEKFEKEKENGKEREGEKEEEKEKEKEKEKEKEKEKEKQNVEDSSKDADKCLVKVPFKLPQDATGEESALNPIEKQLSENNLEEAKKLLVMRKGEGSIENMDGNADQLKEQVFNEATIKTMKKTKKELVEETKETYEEEQVIMGNPKEISEKVHTEINGKAQEEIQEEIQEKVYNKAQNEMDGDIQLRAREKIPEKEQRETNNKLSDESPSFHIQYEEKEINKAIKEPQTLITDNSTTQKSSVAVNSSLTEIEESAEKEIQKETKNTDVDTANLTRVSDKENTSLEKTLPSVNTVINFENYPTTNVEEGNINSMKRKLKETLEEDTQDEQHESEQEFTATRSKSRERSASPSVDVSGITAVKHKKQHLAGRSSYWSVYEANLFPSLLLKHGTNWAAIAEEIGTKSVTMVKNFFHKRANDDNGWRALAEKANATKNIPLQQETDQNGIQFTTSVPTTTSANSVPLPIFAADGIASSRIANTPTPPPPAPPSPSSLKPKTMSKSFNFVETVNINTSKFVQRPAPANGLPPPRLPCIQLPPLNNNTVTATDTASIRIANVSTSNMERPGVILPSIQPQPSTSSKRQTLFLGNLLNNDYSAHTTKSLTPQQTWSSAAPSISLLSNVAVASSVNTPNGTPASVNIPARTFSGQPPRLSFLSNLLNPVNDTSVTTTSPLSANNANVVAINHNIQNNIVSDNNDANSDANNVSQENKIVNQNSSLQRPNLLMKPHHSFSSSLDENVCTSSVVEINAARQHHNISPPTGSKKDEVAALNSDFISFEKNPLAALAAIASAPETMSSLLPENKANEKASHGNDNAIIKGEPKQ, encoded by the coding sequence ATGagacaaagaaaatatttttatactatAAACAATACATCAAAATCACCAAGGCCAAGCAGCTCTTCTATTTCAAATCAAACTCCTTACATGAGAGGAAGCTCTAACGCTACAACCAATACTACCATGCCTCCAGCTTCTCCACTGCCATCTGACAACATAGTGCCGAATAGCAATCTTATTGCAAGTAACAACAAAGTCTCCACCCCAAGTACCCCTTCTCGTTTATCTAGATACAATCCTGGTTTACCAAGAAGTAGGTATAATGGTAGCTCAGGGTCAACAAGGCCTTTTACTACAGCAGTGAGTGATTTTGCTCCCAATAATGCCCCTATCACTAATACAACTAATGGTtcaactaataaaaaacatgACATTCTacctgaaaaaaaaggtagtCTGGATACCTATGAAActaatgatgataaaaaaagtaacaGTAGTGGTGCTAGTAGTAGTGCATCCAGATGGTCTGGTTCTAAACATCCGCTTGAAGGAACCAGTTTGACTCAACAATCTCCTGTAGCGTCAACATCTCATTTAACTACCAATGGTAATGCAAATTTTATAACCAGTAATATAGAAAGTTCAAATTCAACTATTATTGGTCCTTCAAGAGCTCCAAGTAGTAGCAATAACAACGAAACTAGACCTTCTAGcagatataataaaaagcaaGGACTGGTTTCTTACGGCCCTAAAGCAACTGCGGATGGCCTGCAAAGTATAGTTTCttcaaagttaaaaaaaaatgcaacaTTAGTCACTTCCGCCACGTCATCACCAAAGGTTGTATCCTCTCCAGTAACACCCgtaaataatgaaaaggTGAGTAATTCTGAATCGTATAGAGGTTTATCTATTACTGGGGGCGATACATACATTCCAGAAAATAGTACTATTAGTAGCAACGTTTTTTCCTCAAAGAGCACTGCCAAAATAGCCCATAATATTAATCATCCTCACCACCGTGTTCATATGTCAAACTTAATTTCTTCTAGACCACCATATAGAGGACGTGGCGCAAGatatttttcatcattaAACTCATACTATAAAGATACTCCATATTACCTAAATGagggaagaaaaaaacctAAACCGAGTTTACTTTCCAGTAAACCACCGTATAAAGATAGTTATGTGTCGTCACCATATTCTTCCAActcctcttcttcatccTTGCCGATAAATGATGGTTTGACATCGAAAAGAGAGTCTGCAAAGTTATCAAACATCGATAACAGTAATGCCAAAGATAACAGCAATgaggataaaaaaattaacaaagaGATGGAAAATTCTGTTAATATCGATGATGTTTCCAAAAATTACAACAGAGCCGATACAGATATGCTAAAAGCACCCAAAAAACCAGAAATAATTAAGGGAAAAAGTGATGAGTACAGTGATGATGACTCTGACGAGAATTCATATGATGGAGGTGTTGAGGAATCCAAAAACAATGAAACAGATAAAAAGCGTTATCATCTAGAAAGGGGAACTGAAATACCAGAAGggggaaataaaaatgaatataaaCATAAAGTGGAAGAAACCTCTTCTTTGAAAAACACTGTTTCGCAAATAGGTGAAGATGGTggaaaaatgtttttttacGAAGACCCACTAAAAACGCAAGTACATATACCACAATTGTCAAAAGAAGAAACTGGGTATCCCGAACCTTTAACTCCAGTGGAAGGCTGTATTTTTCCTATGCGTGAACCAGAAATGAAATTATGGctgttgaaaaataataagaggcaatttattattgctaaGCAGGAGtatcttttgaaaaatccAATAAAACATCTATCCGAGTATccattttttgaaaagttaCTTGTAATTAACAGACAAGCCGTTCAACCTGTATTGCTTAAGaatatttccaaattaaaggaatatgaatattttaaaacactAAAATTGAGGCAAAAATACGTTGCTTTTGATAAGGAATGGAGAGGGATTTGTTCCGAATTGGATGAAATTAGTGAAAATATGAAGAATGACGAGGAACATGCTAAAGCAAGTAAATCAGAAGATGCGGATATCAATGGTGAgaaggaggaggaggaggaggaggagggaaaggaggaggaggaaaaagagggggaaaaagaaaaggagaAGGAGAAAGAGAAGGAGGATGAGGGGGAGGGAGAGCTAAAAAGCACTCGGAATGAAAGCAATTTTGATGGCGCAAATAATTCTCGCAGGAAAAATGGTTTTGGttttaacaacaaaagtAGTATTACAAATCATTCAAATGACCATAAAACAGATGTAAAAAATGATACAAATGATAATTATAGAAGTAGAAGATGGAGAAATAGAGCGGATTTTGTGGATGACACCGATATTGATAAAGTATTAAGTGAATTAGATCCCGTATATAGGCATCATCAATTGGCTGCTGTTATTCCACCAATGTTTCTAAATCCTGTGGAAAAATATTCagttaaatttttagatgttaataatttagTGACTAATAAAGATGAGTGGAGCAGAAGAATGATTACTGATGGTATTGATACTTTTACTGAAAAGGAACACGAAATGTTTGTTGAAGGGTTCTTAAGCTATCCTAAAAGATTTGGTAAAATATCGCATTATATGTATGGTATTAGAACACCAGAGGAATGTGTtttacattattatttaaccaaaaagaaaatagatTATAAGGCATTAATTGCtgaaaagaataaaaggCGGAAGATACATCATAATGTCAACTCTAGTTCTGGGAAATCTCGCCGTAATGTAGGTGGggctaataataagaagGCAAAACATGAAGTGAGGGAAGAAATGAAATATAGTTTGTCCAATGAGAAATTtgagaaagagaaagaaaatggaAAGGAACGGGAGGGTGAGAAGGAAGaggagaaagaaaaagaaaaagaaaaagaaaaagaaaaagaaaaagaaaaagaaaaacagaaTGTTGAAGATTCATCCAAAGATGCCGATAAATGCTTGGTGAAGGTTCCATTTAAGTTACCACAAGATGCTACAGGTGAGGAATCCGCTTTGAATCCCattgaaaaacaattatcGGAGAATAATCTTGAGgaagcaaaaaaattacttgTGATGAGAAAGGGGGAGGGTAGCATTGAAAATATGGACGGTAATGCTGATCAACTTAAGGAACAAGTTTTTAACGAGGCGACAATTAaaacaatgaaaaagaCAAAGAAGGAGCTAGTTGAGGAAACAAAGGAAACGTACGAGGAAGAACAAGTGATAATGGGGAATCCAAAGGAAATATCTGAAAAAGTACACACAGAAATAAATGGGAAAGCACAGGAGGAAATACAGGAGGAAATACAGGAGAAAGTATACAATAAGGCACAGAATGAAATGGACGGAGATATACAACTTAGAGCAAGGGAAAAGATACCGGAGAAAGAGCAAAGGGAAACCAACAATAAATTAAGCGATGAATCACCATCTTTTCATATACAATATGAGGAGAAGGAAATTAACAAAGCTATAAAGGAGCCACAAACTTTAATCACTGATAATTCCACTACTCAGAAATCTTCCGTAGCAGTAAATAGCAGTCTTACAGAAATTGAGGAATCagcagaaaaagaaatccaAAAAGAGACAAAGAACACTGATGTAGATACAGCAAACTTAACTAGAGTGTCAGATAAGGAGAATACATCCTTAGAAAAAACTTTACCAAGTGTTAATACCGTTATTaactttgaaaattatCCAACTACAAATGTGGAGGAAGGAAATATCAATTCCATGAAGCGGAAATTGAAGGAAACACTGGAGGAAGACACGCAGGATGAACAACACGAGTCCGAACAAGAATTCACAGCAACTCGTTCTAAATCACGCGAAAGAAGTGCATCCCCTTCCGTAGACGTGTCGGGAATAACGGCGGTCAAACATAAGAAACAGCATCTTGCTGGCAGATCTAGTTACTGGAGTGTTTATGAGGCCAATTTATTTCCCAGCTTATTGCTAAAACATGGTACCAATTGGGCTGCCATTGCTGAAGAAATCGGTACTAAATCTGTGACTATggtcaaaaattttttccacAAAAGAGCTAACGATGATAATGGATGGAGAGCACTTGCAGAAAAAGCTAATGCAACTAAGAACATTCCACTTCAACAAGAAACAGATCAAAATGGCATCCAATTCACTACATCAGTTCCCACCACTACTAGTGCCAATTCTGTCCCACTGCCTATTTTTGCCGCTGATGGTATTGCATCCAGTAGAATTGCCAATACGCCtacaccaccaccaccagcACCACcatcaccatcatcatTAAAACCCAAGACGATGAGtaaatcatttaattttgtggAAACCGTCAATATCAACACGAGCAAGTTCGTACAACGCCCTGCACCAGCAAATGGGTTACCGCCTCCGCGTTTACCTTGTATACAATTGCCGCCattgaataataacaccGTTACAGCAACTGATACAGCCTCCATCAGGATAGCAAATGTTAGTACCAGTAATATGGAGAGGCCTGGTGTGATTTTACCATCGATCCAACCACAACCATCCACTTCTTCGAAAAGACAAACCTTATTTTTAGGCAACCTATTGAACAATGATTATAGTGCACACACAACAAAGTCCCTTACTCCACAACAAACATGGTCATCAGCTGCACCAAGTATATCCCTGTTGAGTAATGTGGCGGTTGCTTCTTCCGTTAACACTCCTAATGGAACCCCTGCTTCTGTCAATATTCCGGCACGAACATTTTCCGGACAACCACCAAGACTAAGTTTTTTAAGCAATTTATTGAATCCCGTGAATGATACTTCTGTCACTACAACTTCTCCTTTATCAGCAAATAATGCTAATGTGGTTGCAATTAACCATAATAtccaaaataatattgtaaGTGACAATAACGATGCCAATAGCGACGCTAATAATGTTTCacaggaaaataaaattgttaacCAAAATTCAAGCTTACAAAGACCTAATTTGCTAATGAAACCACATCattctttttcatcttctCTTGATGAAAATGTATGTACATCATCAGTCGTGGAAATTAACGCTGCAAGACAACACCATAATATATCACCGCCAACCGGTTCCAAAAAAGATGAGGTAGCAGCATTAAATTCAGATTTTataagttttgaaaaaaatccTTTGGCTGCTTTGGCAGCAATTGCATCAGCACCAGAGACAATGAGCTCCTTATTACCGGAGAATAAGGCCAATGAGAAGGCTTCTCATGGTAATGATAACGCTATCATTAAAGGGGAGCCAAAACAATGA
- the RBK1 gene encoding putative ribokinase (similar to Saccharomyces cerevisiae YCR036W | RBK1 | RiBoKinase) yields MCITIIGSLNYDLVTYTDRLPNAGETFKANKFETHIGGKGLNQTIAVAKLSKNMPIKMLGHVGNDTFGDNILGMLSKYNDLDLSDVQRAPLGLGTGVATIIVDQGSNNQNRILITEGANILTNYTAFQLDRIFPLYGDSTRVTGNNSIGTTPTTITSNSMANINDDVEFIVLQNEIPNSCFIIEWMFKYRSENQIVFNPSPFNDQISSSVWNKRIDILIVNEVEAIQVLQANITNSNLFTNFQNKISQDFIQGYREIATYLHQHFIKKDNLGAVIITLGAKGCIYLSNNTELTYKPSIFVPNEHIVDTTGAGDTFLGACISQLAQGATLDDAIHFALIASSIVIQKKGASQSIPSYEEVMRKSTSLM; encoded by the coding sequence ATGTGTATCACAATCATAGGCTCTTTAAATTATGATCTGGTAACTTACACAGATAGACTACCAAATGCAGGGGAAACATTTAAAGCCAATAAATTTGAAACCCATATTGGCGGGAAAGGTTTAAACCAAACAATAGCAGTGGCCAAATTATCTAAAAACATGCCTATCAAAATGTTAGGTCATGTGGGGAACGATACGTTTGGTGACAATATACTTGGAATGTTAAGCAAATATAACGACCTTGATTTGTCAGATGTTCAAAGAGCTCCTCTTGGTCTCGGAACTGGTGTTGcaactattattgttgacCAAGGTTCTAACAATCAAAATAGAATATTGATTACTGAAGGTGCTAACATTTTAACCAACTACACTGCTTTTCAATTGGATCGAATTTTCCCCCTTTACGGCGACAGTACAAGAGTTACTGGAAATAACTCCATTGGTACCACTCCCACAACTATTACCAGTAACAGCATGGctaatattaatgatgacgttgaatttattgttttacAAAATGAAATCCCAAACTCTTGTTTTATCATCGAATGGATGTTTAAGTATAGATCAGAAAAccaaattgtttttaatcCTTCTCCATTTAACGATCAAATTTCATCTTCCGTATGGAATAAGAgaattgatattttaattgttaaTGAAGTCGAAGCAATTCAAGTTTTACAAGCTAATATAACTAATAGTAACTTATTCacaaattttcaaaataagaTATCTCAAGATTTTATTCAGGGCTATCGAGAAATTGCCACATATTTACATCaacattttataaaaaaagataatttgGGTGCTGTAATTATTACATTGGGTGCTAAAGGTTGCATTTACCTTTCTAACAATACAGAACTGACCTATAAACCAAGTATTTTTGTACCTAACGAACACATAGTAGATACCACCGGCGCTGGTGATACCTTTTTGGGCGCCTGTATTTCACAATTAGCACAAGGTGCCACCTTGGACGATGCTATCCATTTTGCCTTAATTGCCAGTTCCATCGTCATACAGAAAAAAGGTGCTTCCCAAAGTATCCCAAGTTATGAAGAAGTTATGAGAAAAAGTACTAGCTTAATGTAA
- a CDS encoding elongation of very long chain fatty acids protein (similar to Saccharomyces cerevisiae YCR034W | ELO2 | fatty acid ELOngation (paralog of YJL196C | ELO1)), with amino-acid sequence MECIKKITSILLAQLPPQYVPTIDHFFFNIDLWTNFDYYITLFTNGKFIPSEFSFIPNETPISTLKEVSTYILTYYIIIFGCRYILQNYVPLKLKGVSQIHNLLLTSISLTLLVLFVEQLIPLIYRHGLYFAICDAQAWSQPMVTLYYLNYLTKFVEFTDTLLLVLKHKKLTFLHTYHHGATALLCYTQLIGETSISWVPITLNLSVHVIMYWYYFLASRGIRVWWKEWVTRFQIIQFLLDIGFIYFATYQKIVHTFAPQIPHCGDCVGSTGATIAGCCIISSYLFLFIAFYIDVYLRRGTKKSRIVKRARGGVAAKVNEYVLIDVANAATPSPSPAPSFRNRKSNGHKNGSHRKQRVHGSLN; translated from the coding sequence atggagtgtattaaaaaaataacatcgATTCTTTTGGCTCAGCTTCCACCTCAATACGTCCCAACAATAGAccactttttctttaatattgATTTGTGGACCAActttgattattatattactCTATTCACAAACGGCAAATTCATTCCCTCTGAATTCAGCTTTATTCCCAATGAAACCCCAATTTCCACCTTGAAAGAGGTGTCTACTTATATACTTACCTATtacattattatatttggGTGTAGATATATTTTACAGAATTACGTGCCATTGAAGTTAAAAGGAGTTTCCCAAATACATAATTTGCTATTAACCAGCATATCTTTAActttattagtattatttgttgaaCAATTAATTCCACTTATTTATCGTCATGGGTTGTATTTTGCCATTTGCGACGCACAAGCATGGTCTCAACCAATGGTTACTTTATACTACTTGAACTATTTAACTAAATTTGTTGAATTTACTGACACTTTATTGTTAGTACTAAAACACAAAAAGTTAACATTTTTACACACATACCATCATGGCGCTACTGCTTTATTATGTTACACTCAATTGATTGGCGAAACTTCGATTTCCTGGGTCCCTATTACATTAAACTTGTCGGTTCATGTTATAATGTATTGGTACTATTTTTTGGCGTCAAGAGGCATCAGGGTGTGGTGGAAAGAATGGGTCACCAGATTTCAAATCatccaatttttattggatattggctttatttattttgctACTTATCAAAAGATCGTTCATACTTTTGCGCCTCAGATACCACATTGTGGTGATTGTGTAGGGTCTACCGGTGCAACCATTGCCGGCTGTTGTATTATATCTTCTTATTTATTCCTATTCATTGCCTTTTATATTGATGTTTATTTAAGAAGAGgtacaaaaaaatcaagaaTCGTGAAGCGTGCTCGCGGTGGTGTAGCTGCTAAAGTCAATGAATATGTTTTAATTGATGTTGCTAATGCTGCCACCCCATCTCCATCTCCAGCTCCAAGTTTTAGAAATAGGAAATCGAACGGTCATAAAAATGGTTCTCACAGGAAACAAAGAGTTCATGGTTCTCTGAATTAA